GCGCACCTTCGCCGTGAAGTCCTTGACCACGGGGAGCGCCACGTCGGCATCGAGCAGCGCGCGGCGGATCTCACGGACAGTACCGTCGACGTCGGCCGGCGACAGCTTGCCCTTGGTGCGCAGATTCTTGAAGGTGTCCGCAAGACGGTCGGACAGGGTGCCGAAAGTAGCCATGATCTATATATCTTACCGGGCGACGTTGGCTGAACGCCGCGAGCGTCGATCAGTCAGCCGAGGTCTCGACCGAGACCACGTCGCCGCGCACATCGAACGCGACCGTCAGCAGCGCATCCGTCTCGTCCGGGGCGATCGAGTAGTCGAACGTCGCGAAGACCTCGTCCTCGTCGGAGTGGTCCGCCTGGATGACGACGCTCAGCAGCTGCAGCGACCGAAGCACGTCGATCGCGATATCGCCCGAGTTGTAGACGAGCAGATCGACCAGGCTGTCGCCGAGCTTCTCGACGTGCTCGTCGATGTAGCTGGTGGTCGCCGACTGGCGGGAACTCAGCTCGGCGATCAGAGCGTCACGGGCGCGGGCGTCGAAACCCTCGAGCGCCTGGATGAGCGCCGCGGCGGAATCCAGAGCGAACTCCGGAACCCGGCTCTCGTCGTCCGCCAGCAGTTCGACGTCCACGGTCTGCTCCCCCAGCTCGACCGTGTCGTCCCAGGCCAGTCCGCCGCTCGCCGTCTCGTCGACGAGGCCGAAGAAGTCGTGCTCGATCGCCATGGCGTGACCTTATCCCACCAGCTGCTGCGCGAAGACGTGCGGAGTGAAACCGGTGAGGTCGTTGATCCCCTCGCCCTGGCCGACGAGCTTGATCGGGATGCCCGTCCGCTCCTGCACCGCCAGCACGAAACCGCCCTTGGCCGAGCCGTCGAGCTTGGTCAGCACGAGACCCGTGACCCCGGCGTGCTCCAGGAACGCCTCGGCCTGCGCCAGCCCGTTCTGCCCCGTCGTGGCGTCGAGCACGAGCAGGACCTCCGCGATCGGCGCCTGCTTCTCGACCACGCGCTTGATCTTCGACAGCTCGTCCATCAAGCCACCCTTGGTCTGCAGGCGGCCGGCGGTGTCGATGATGACGATCTCGGTGCCGTCGCGCTTGGCCTTCTCGACGGTCTGGAACGCGACGGAGGCCGGGTCCTGGCCCTGCTGCTGCGGACGCACGATCTCGGCTCCCGCGCGCTCCGCCCAGGTGGCCAGCTGCTCGACGGCCGCGGCGCGGAAGGTGTCCGCAGCACCGACGACGACGGAGCGGTCGTAGGTGCGCAGGAACTTCGCGAACTTGCCGATCGTGGTCGTCTTTCCGACGCCGTTCACTCCGACGACCAGCACGATCGCCGGACGGTCGCTCAGCTTGAGCGTGGTGTCGAGCTTGGAGAGCCGCTCCTCCATCGTCTCGCGCAGCATCCGCTGCAGGTCGGCCGGGTCGGTGGTGTGGTAGCGCTCGACCTTCGCGCGGAGGTCGTCGATCACCGCCTCGGTGACGTCCGGGCCGAAGTCGGCCGTGATGAGCGCCGTCTCGAGGTCGTCCCAGGTGTCGTCGTCGATGGTCTTCTTCGCGAACAGCCCGCGGAGGGCGCCCGACAGAGACCAGGGGGTGCGGTCAGCCATGACATTCAGACTAGTGGCGGTTGTACGGTGTGCTCATGTACGCACTCGTGGGCGTCTCGGCGGAGCTCGCCGAACAGCTCGTCGCGATCGAGATGGGCGGGGACGACGCGGTGCACCAGGCACGGACGCGGGTGCGGCGGCTGCGCAGCATCCTGAGCGTGTACCGCACGGCGTTCGAGCGGGATGCGCGGCGCAGCATGCGGGACCGGCTGAAGCGCCTCGGCGGCCGGCTCGGAGCCGTGCGCGACCTGGAGGTGCGCGCGCGGGATCTGGACGACCTGCTGGAA
This region of Leifsonia sp. fls2-241-R2A-40a genomic DNA includes:
- a CDS encoding DUF2004 domain-containing protein, producing MAIEHDFFGLVDETASGGLAWDDTVELGEQTVDVELLADDESRVPEFALDSAAALIQALEGFDARARDALIAELSSRQSATTSYIDEHVEKLGDSLVDLLVYNSGDIAIDVLRSLQLLSVVIQADHSDEDEVFATFDYSIAPDETDALLTVAFDVRGDVVSVETSAD
- the ftsY gene encoding signal recognition particle-docking protein FtsY, translated to MADRTPWSLSGALRGLFAKKTIDDDTWDDLETALITADFGPDVTEAVIDDLRAKVERYHTTDPADLQRMLRETMEERLSKLDTTLKLSDRPAIVLVVGVNGVGKTTTIGKFAKFLRTYDRSVVVGAADTFRAAAVEQLATWAERAGAEIVRPQQQGQDPASVAFQTVEKAKRDGTEIVIIDTAGRLQTKGGLMDELSKIKRVVEKQAPIAEVLLVLDATTGQNGLAQAEAFLEHAGVTGLVLTKLDGSAKGGFVLAVQERTGIPIKLVGQGEGINDLTGFTPHVFAQQLVG